Proteins from one Elgaria multicarinata webbii isolate HBS135686 ecotype San Diego chromosome 3, rElgMul1.1.pri, whole genome shotgun sequence genomic window:
- the LOC134395646 gene encoding zinc finger protein with KRAB and SCAN domains 5-like has translation MAVEQGDVSALRVKLKAAWGNGMKVEELEAGGPEAENGRLAVEAGNTRGFWERTIPLQVKQEPNEERQQCWETQLQGFVRALESPHLHRGESQLPQATHGGHSAPVLSLFGDAADLTQLPGAERMTPPPPGLCTESHMTSLAKDWAGCGEVKEEEPPDGETFVTDLQRRRFRRFSYREAEGPGDVCRRLRELCHRWLMPERRTKEQIVELVVLEQFLAVLPGEIQSRIRAWELETCSQAVTLAERFLQQEEKGEEQVKALEHWFLVQEHGVM, from the coding sequence ATGGCAGTGGAACAAGGCGACGTTTCGGCACTGAGGGTCAAGTTAAAGGCGGCTTGGGGGAATGGAATGAAGGTGGAAGAGCTGGAGGCAGGAGGCCCAGAAGCCGAGAACGGCCGCCTTGCTGTCGAGGCAGGCAACACTAGAGGATTCTGGGAAAGGACCATTCCACTACAGGTTAAACAGGAACCAAACGAGGAGCGTCAACAGTGTTGGGAAACCCAGCTTCAAGGGTTTGTGAGAGCGCTGGAGTCTCCCCATTTACACCGGGGTGAGTCTCAGCTGCCGCAAGCCACACACgggggccacagcgctcctgtccTGTCCCTTTTCGGGGACGCAGCTGACCTCACGCAGCTGCCCGGAGCAGAAAGGATGACCCCGCCGCCGCCAGGCCTCTGTACGGAATCTCACATGACTTCATTAGCCAAAGACTGGGCAGGCTGTGGGGAAGTGAAGGAAGAGGAGCCCCCAGACGGGGAGACCTTTGTTACGGATCTCCAACGCCGGCGCTTCCGGCGTTTCTCCTACCGGGAAGCGGAGGGGCCGGGAGACGTTTGCCGGAGGCTCCGGGAGCTTTGCCACCGGTGGCTGATGCCCGAAAGACGCACCAAAGAGCAGATCGTGGaactggtggtcctggagcagttcctggctgtcctgccggGGGAAATTCAGAGCAGGATCAGGGCATGGGAGCTGGAGACCTGCTCCCAGGCAGTAACCTTGGCAGAACGTTTCTTGCaacaggaagagaagggagaagAGCAGGTGAAAGCCTTGGAGCATTGGTTTCTTGTTCAGGAACATGGAGTGATGTAG
- the LOC134396247 gene encoding zinc finger protein 239-like isoform X2: MTGMRLCWCHKQFEEAAFQQKSLQGERQTACAECGQFWRSGEDQRIYPGEKPYGCSECGKSFSRRADLVSHQRIHTGEKPYKCPDCGNSFNDRSSLSRHRRTHSDEKPYVCSDCGKSFTQKANLIKHERTHTGEKPYPCAECGKSFSQQSNLILHKRTHTGERPYKCPECGKGFSRGSHLRVHERAHTGEKPFQCSVCGKGFSRRPKLITHQRIHTGEKPYECSDCGKSFTGASSLNRHKRTHTGEKSEMPTQEGVLNGNHVLN; the protein is encoded by the exons ATGACAGGGATGCGACTGTGCTGG TGTCACAAGCAGTTCGAGGAAGCAGCGTTCCAGCAGAAAAGCCTCCAAGGCGAGAGACAAACAGCATGCGCTGAATGTGGGCAATTCTGGAGAAGCGGAGAAGATCAGAGAATCTAcccaggagagaaaccctatggGTGctcggagtgtggaaagagtttcagccgGAGAGCTGACCTGGTTAGCCATCAGAGGATAcacacgggagagaaaccgtacaaatgccCAGACTGCGGGAACAGCTTCAACGACCGTTCGAGTCTTAGTAGACACCGGAGAACCCACAGCGACGAGAAACCGTACGTATGCTCAGATTGCGGGAAGAGCTTCACGCAAAAGGCCAACCTGATTAAGCACGAGAGaacccacacgggagagaagccctacCCGTGCgctgagtgcgggaagagcttcagtcagcAGTCGAACCTGATTTTACATAAAAGGACCCATACGGGTGAGAGGCCGTATAAATGCCCAGAGTGCGGGAAAGGCTTCAGCCGGGGGTCACACCTCCGGGTCCACGAGAGAGCCCACACCGGAGAGAAACCATTCCAGTGCTCAGTCTGTGGGAAAGGGTTCAGCCGGAGGCCGAAGCTTATCACGCACCAGAGGATCCATACGGGAGAGAAGCCGTACGAATGTTCggactgtgggaagagcttcacgGGCGCGTCGAGCCTGAATCGACATAAACGGACTCATACCGGAGAGAAATCGGAAATGCCTACACAGGAAGGAGTTTTGAATGGGAATCATGTTTTGAACTGA
- the LOC134396247 gene encoding zinc finger protein 239-like isoform X1: MPVFGEIKDENDRDATVLECSSKKGKNQLKVSREVELSQILSGRSEQNISHCPDGWEISESHVGNRPVKESEKSVCRPQCHKQFEEAAFQQKSLQGERQTACAECGQFWRSGEDQRIYPGEKPYGCSECGKSFSRRADLVSHQRIHTGEKPYKCPDCGNSFNDRSSLSRHRRTHSDEKPYVCSDCGKSFTQKANLIKHERTHTGEKPYPCAECGKSFSQQSNLILHKRTHTGERPYKCPECGKGFSRGSHLRVHERAHTGEKPFQCSVCGKGFSRRPKLITHQRIHTGEKPYECSDCGKSFTGASSLNRHKRTHTGEKSEMPTQEGVLNGNHVLN; the protein is encoded by the exons ATGCCAGTGTTCGGGGAAATCAAAGACGAGAATGACAGGGATGCGACTGTGCTGG AATGCAGTTCAAAGAAGGGGAAAAATCAACTGAAAGTCTCCAGGGAAGTGGAACTCTCTCAGATATTGTCAGGAAGATCTGAGCAGAACATTTCCCACTGTCCTGATGGGTGGGAAATCTCTGAGAGCCATGTAGGAAACAGACCGGTGAAGGAAAGCGAAAAATCCGTTTGTCGTCCTCAGTGTCACAAGCAGTTCGAGGAAGCAGCGTTCCAGCAGAAAAGCCTCCAAGGCGAGAGACAAACAGCATGCGCTGAATGTGGGCAATTCTGGAGAAGCGGAGAAGATCAGAGAATCTAcccaggagagaaaccctatggGTGctcggagtgtggaaagagtttcagccgGAGAGCTGACCTGGTTAGCCATCAGAGGATAcacacgggagagaaaccgtacaaatgccCAGACTGCGGGAACAGCTTCAACGACCGTTCGAGTCTTAGTAGACACCGGAGAACCCACAGCGACGAGAAACCGTACGTATGCTCAGATTGCGGGAAGAGCTTCACGCAAAAGGCCAACCTGATTAAGCACGAGAGaacccacacgggagagaagccctacCCGTGCgctgagtgcgggaagagcttcagtcagcAGTCGAACCTGATTTTACATAAAAGGACCCATACGGGTGAGAGGCCGTATAAATGCCCAGAGTGCGGGAAAGGCTTCAGCCGGGGGTCACACCTCCGGGTCCACGAGAGAGCCCACACCGGAGAGAAACCATTCCAGTGCTCAGTCTGTGGGAAAGGGTTCAGCCGGAGGCCGAAGCTTATCACGCACCAGAGGATCCATACGGGAGAGAAGCCGTACGAATGTTCggactgtgggaagagcttcacgGGCGCGTCGAGCCTGAATCGACATAAACGGACTCATACCGGAGAGAAATCGGAAATGCCTACACAGGAAGGAGTTTTGAATGGGAATCATGTTTTGAACTGA